Part of the ANME-2 cluster archaeon genome is shown below.
CGCATATGCACTTTTATGTATTCATCTTTTTTCGAGCCAACTTCGTACTTGTTGTACAGCATGGCCTCCAGCCGACCCGCACCCAGTACCCTGCGCAACATTTTGGTGTTTTCATTGCTCTTTTTTCCGGGTGCGGCAGGCGGACTTGGTGTCAATTTCTTCTTTGAATATATGGCGCCGCCGGTCATATTCGCACCCACGTATCCTTTGGCCTCATTGATGACCAGGTTACCGGATTTCATGTACGCGCCTGCGAACTCATGCACTTTGCCGCTGACCACTACGGCACCTCCGGCCAGCCGTGAGCCTGTGTTCATACCGGCATTTCCTCTCACATAGACCGTGCCCCTCCGCATGAGCAGGCCGGTCCCGTTATAGACATCACCTTCCACAACCACCGTACCTCTGCAATCCATGCGGGCGCCGATGGTACCTCGCAGGATACTGTCGCTGAGGGTCAGGATATTCCCCTCCTTTTCAAGGGAATTGGACACCAGGGTATCTTCACCAGGCCCGTTACAGAGAATATCGGTGACGGAGCGGAATTTCCTGTAGCCATCCTCATCGGAAACCACCTCAATTATGTTACCCAGCGGCTCCTTCAGGGTCCCGCTGACATACAGCTCACCGGCCACCATGCCCATACCAGCTTCGGCGCCCACATTCCCGTCAACGAACAGCCGGCCTGCCGGCTCTGGCTTTCCTGTCCCTCCGAGATGCTTCAGGTCAGAACCCATGCCAAAGGCCAGGCGCTCACCCACATCGCCCTTGATATGGACATCTGCACCACTTTTCAGGGCGTCCACCATGTCTCGGTATGTGTATGACCCTTCGGTCTGGTCTGGTATTAGCGACTCCGGGTCCAGTTTCTGGTTCAGGTAGTGGAAGTTGAACGTATAATCGCACAGGTTATCTACCGGGGACGTGAGGACAAGGCTGATGTCTTCCATACCGGTTCAACCGTGTATCAACATGGGAAGGCAGCGTGTGCACACCCATTCGCTCTTCATCTCATGGCGCAGGGGCAGGAGGTATACCTCGTTCTCCCCTTTGTGGCAGTTGAAGCACTGTATAGATATGTCTGATTTCTTTGGTTGCTTTTCCGCCTTTATCTCATTGAATTCCACGGTCTCGCGCTCCTCTACGGTCATGGCACCTTCGGGACAGATGCCGATACAGTACCCCATGCCATCGCACAGGTCCTCTGACATTACTTTTGCCTTGCCATCTATGATCTGTATGGCTCCCTCTGCACACGGTGCAACGCACTTTCCGCACCCGGTGCATTTTTCTTCATCTATTGTCACAATCGTTCTTTTGACCATTTATTTCATCTCCTTTAGTGGTGAGTGCCTTCAACCAGTTTGATACCTGCATCTGTTATTGTCTTTTTAATGGAATCGATGTGCGGGCATTCGGGATAATCTTCCATCTGCATGCAGGAACTCAGGTGCACCACATCCACGCCGAATTTTTTCAGGGATTTTACCAGCCGGTAGACGCGCC
Proteins encoded:
- a CDS encoding formylmethanofuran dehydrogenase, whose amino-acid sequence is MEDISLVLTSPVDNLCDYTFNFHYLNQKLDPESLIPDQTEGSYTYRDMVDALKSGADVHIKGDVGERLAFGMGSDLKHLGGTGKPEPAGRLFVDGNVGAEAGMGMVAGELYVSGTLKEPLGNIIEVVSDEDGYRKFRSVTDILCNGPGEDTLVSNSLEKEGNILTLSDSILRGTIGARMDCRGTVVVEGDVYNGTGLLMRRGTVYVRGNAGMNTGSRLAGGAVVVSGKVHEFAGAYMKSGNLVINEAKGYVGANMTGGAIYSKKKLTPSPPAAPGKKSNENTKMLRRVLGAGRLEAMLYNKYEVGSKKDEYIKVHMRDGSVVMRKVDNKK
- a CDS encoding 4Fe-4S binding protein, producing MVKRTIVTIDEEKCTGCGKCVAPCAEGAIQIIDGKAKVMSEDLCDGMGYCIGICPEGAMTVEERETVEFNEIKAEKQPKKSDISIQCFNCHKGENEVYLLPLRHEMKSEWVCTRCLPMLIHG